TGCTTTAAATATGAAGTCCTGGCCAGGTTAATGAGGTTTAATAGAGTATTGGGTAAGAAAGTCTTATAGTctttgggaaagaaagaggaacaaCAGCTGACAGAAGTCAAAGATTAATCCTCGGTTACCTGGCATGCTAAACTAATTTGGGCCAGACCTGCTAGTTTTTGTACCCTGTGATACACACGGCAATGATTGGGCTAACATCATACCCATCTCCTTTTGTTTCCCTAGCCAAATGGACTACTAAAAGAGACTTAGCGCACAGGTTCAAATCAACGGGAATGGAGAAAGGTGTTTACTCTGTTTTCACTCCACTGGGCCTAGCGCACAGATCTGGACCCCACAGTGTCAGTGCTGTGATGTGGCTGAGGAGTGCTGTGCATGTTGAGTAGGCGAGCGAGGCGCTGAAGATGGGCAGCAAGTGCTGGCAAGCAGCTGGAGAGACGAGGCAGAAAAGAGGCATGAATTTCATGGTGGgcaggatggggatggggcacTGCTTGGGGGGAAGTTGTGAAACTGGAAATGGAAGGCATGAGGCTGGAGTTTGTGAAATAAGAAGTGCCTGAGGTGTGGTGAAGGACTGTGCCAAAAGGCAGTATGAAGTGGCATGTAATGCTGAAGGGTTTGAAGTTGCCTTTAAAAAGATGGTGACATGAGGAGCAGGCATTGTGTGATGAAGGCAGTACTAGGACAGGTCGTGCAATTGTGGCTGCTGAGGTGTGCTTGGGCAGACCCTTCTCCAGGGCAAGTTGTGTGACGCAGTAGGAACCAATCTGAGAGGCCACTTGCGTTGGGAGGGGCTGGGGTCACACTCTGCAGTGATGGGCATTAAGGGAAGTTTGGCAGGGACAATCAGCCCTTGGGAATGAGAAGTTGTGCTGGGGGAGGTTGCGAAATCAGCAGTAGGGTTTACGGAAAAGGACTGGCAATTTCTCAGCCTGTGTCACCCCAAGCAACAGTAAGGCATCTTCTACATGGACTGTGAAACTAGAGCATCCCAAGGATGGATGCAGGTGGGAAGTGAAGCTACAGTGCAGGagacaaaatataattttggacagaaagtttttgcttttttagtaTTGTTAGACTGACTGAAGAAGGGAGAAGtggtaaaaatgcatttcttaagATGTGAAAGTGACAGGTTCTGtacagagagggaaaggggaagtAGTTCAGATCTAAGTGACCACACACAACAAACTAAATGTTTCCTCCAGAGAGTGATTCGCTGGCTCTCAGACATTACATTGACCATGGGTTTTTAAACAGTGCCTAAATAGCCCGGCACAACAGTGCTGACATGAGCAATGACATGAGCATTTCATCTGGACCACACGTCACAGGATTCAGGTTATAACTTTCCCCAGCAGATCCATaccaggcagctgctgcaaatCAGCCACTGAAGTTCCAAGGAATTCACAAAAAGGTGAGAAATTCTTAGATGACTATCTTTGCCATTGCACTTTGTCTGATGTTTTCTGTCATGCTTTTGCAGAGATGGAATgggacaggaggagaaaaaaaaactggaagaaaggaaatcacACATTTCCCTCTCCTGAGGGTTAGAAATTGGCTATAGACACATAACTGTCTTGATCATTTTCAAGTTAGTGAAAGCTTCATTCTGGTGAGCCATTTTCATGAACAAGTGCTATTGTATTGCTTTAAATACACCTCTGTAATAGAAGATGCCCCTATTCAGAGACCTAGCATTAGAAGTTTTTATCTTAGATGATCTGTTAGGATTAGCCaagaaaacacaacagcttAACTTCATATCCATACTCTAAAATGACTTTGTGGTGTCAAGGCTGTTCAGACTGACATCTGCCACAAGAACTATGTGGTACTCAGCCTGTAAACCACAGGCAGGATGTTTAATCTCAAGGGAGTGAAATGTCATGTAGACtcagtttgctgctgtttgATGCAAGCTTTCACTAATAAGTTTTATTAAGGAAGTAGACTCTTATAAAATAGGTATATAAGAAACATAAGTTACTTTTTTGGTCTTCTTTTCCACAGCCTACAGAAGTCAAAGAAGGATTTCTTCACTTCCATTCCAGTGGAATGAAAAATTATTGATGTTTTGTCATCTATCCACAGGACTTCCCTTTCAGCTAGTATCTGTACCTGGCAGTCTTTATGCATATACTATCAATGGCATAAGGCCATGGCATTTAACATTAGGAAAATCTGCTTGATCAGCTTAAGTTAGACAGCTAATTGCCTGCCATTGTCTGAATTTCCAGCACAGACAGACACATCTCTGGAGGATGTGGCGAAATGCCTTTTGGAGACAATTGCAGCAGGGAGGTTGAATGACTGCTTTCATAAAACAGGCACCTGTTCAGAAGGCTGGAGTGGGCTTAGAGAGAGCTAAGTGACACTCAAATGTTTGGGTCCTCTTTAAACCAATTAAAAGTCTGCTTCAGGTCACACAGACAGATTGTGGCAGAGGAGAGTACTGCATTGAATCTTCTAAAGGCTAGGAAAGCATTTAACCACTGGATCTTCCCTTCTCCTCGCAGCAGACTCAGATCACAGAATTAGAGGCTGCTTCAGCTACTTTCCACTGTGAATCAAGGTCTGATAATTTTTCATTGTGAGAGTCCTGCTGCCACCCAAAAAGCAGATAGAGAGGAAGCGAACAAAGTTATAAGGCCGTATCTTTTCAATTTGCTTGCTATAAATGTTCAGGGAGGCCGAGGCTTGCTAGTGTAGTTGCTCAGGCAGTATACTACCCTCCCCAGGTAAGGAAAGAGAACGTGAGTTTTGAATCGGGGATGTTCCATGCAGGGCTTACACACCTGTTGTGAAACACACTGTGCTGAAACAGAACTTCTGTGTGTTCAGAAGGAGatgatgatttttgttttccgCAGTCCTTTTCAGTATGCACTTAAATTCTTTCTGTAGAGACCATTGGTCTCTGAATCTTAACACTAGAAGCATATGATGTCACTTAATAGCTGTGGATGGAAATATCCATCTGCCTAAAAAGAATATGGTGCAGTGCCAGAAGTTCCCTGTTTTCAGTAAACCCTAAAGGTTTCTCATTCTGCAAGCTGTGATGAAGTTAAGAGTGGAATTCACCTCAGATCCCTTTGGCTGTCTGCACATTTAACCTCTTGCTAAAGTTGGCACTCTGCAATGTATCAGCTGTCAGGAAAGACAGGCAGGTGACTGTATGTCTCTCTTAGACACCTAtcttgggaaaaaatacatgaatcCTGGAGGTATTCATAAACCTCCATTAATTCAAATTGAAGCTTTAATGGTTATATTACATGAGatgtctgcatttttaatggagaaagCTAGGAGTAATTGTCCCAGTTGGACGCCCAACCAAGCATGTGCCTGCCACAGGCTAATGCAGCAAAATTGTCTCCCCTGTCCTAGGCCATCAGCTGGGCAAGGAAACCATCTGCATCATGCATTTATCTTGTCTTGGTCGATGTAGTACTGAGGAGGGTGTGTTTGGAGTGGCAAGATGAAACGATGATTCAATTTGTAACACTTCACTTGTTACGGTAATCTATCTGCAAGCATGTTGCAGCATTTTACAAAGAGGGAAGAAACCATTGTGCCAGTTCAATGATTCACCTCTTCCCAGCTCTCCCCATTTCGActtgttcctttcttctttttaactaTCTCTTGCTGCTGTCTTTCAAGGCACTTCTCCACCTTTCCAAGTCTAAATAGCTGGTGGGCAAAGATGATAAGGGTCACACTGTTTGACCtcatcagacaaaaaaaaaaaaaaaaaaagctgtaaattcTACTTTTGGgcttcatgttttgttttagtttgcttggttggttggttggttagttgGCTTGGTTTGAAATCTTTTCCAAGATTCTCATTCAGATCCCAGTATcatggggaaaggaggaggatgaaCTCAGGGAATAGGGTGAAAtgattatttaataattattaaatatttatctcaACATGAGCtagcaatgtgcacttgcagcccacAAAGCCAACCATCTGGGGTTGCATCAAAAGCTGCatgaccagcaggttgagggaggtgattctctccACTGCTCCATTCTTGTGacaccccacctggagcactgtgttcagctctggagcccaCAGCATAAGAcagacatggacctgttggagccggtccagaggaggccatgaggatgctcagaggtCTGGAACATCTCTGCTAAGGAGACAGACTGAGACAGCTGCAGTTGCAGCCTGAggaagagaaggttctggggagaccttacaaTAGCCTTCCAGTATCTgaagggggctacaggaaagctggggaggaactctttgtcagggagtgtagtgataggacaaggggcaagggctttaaactaaaagacagtagatttagattagatataaggaagaaattctttactcagagtgtggtgaggcactggaacaggttgcccggagaagctgtggatgtcccaactctggaagtgttcaaggccaggttggatggggctttgagcaacctggtctagtgggaggtgtccctgcctgtggaaGGGGAGAGTGAAACTAAATGatctctgaggtcccttccaacccaaaccgtctgtgattctatgaattccAGTATCCTGTGAGGGTCAGTCATTTTGTCCCACATATGGTTCTTACAGTTTCTCTCTGAGTAGGAAATTATTAAGGGCTGACTCTGTCAGACTGAATTGCTTATTGTTTGTACATAGGACTCAAGAACAAACCAATCATATTAAACTATACCTTATTAAAATCTAAATCAGTCATCAACATAAAAAACTAAAAGCTATTTTGAGTACTCTCTACCATGTTTTCTGCACATATGTGTAAGACAAAACTTAATTGTCTGTAATACTGCTTAAACTTGTATACTGATTGCCCGCAGCTTTTACACACTTCTGGCAAAATTTGTCTCACTTAATCCTAGCAGCATGAAAAGACAATTATACCAGAGTTGTTAACGTTGGGTTCTCTTCttattcagagaagaaaaagatgtacTTTTCAGGCATGATTTATCTGAGTTACTATTGCTCATTTTAAGATATTTGTTTCCCATTACTGACAATAAAAAGACCCTCACAACATGAATCAAAAAAAGTGACGAACGCATCGTAATTTAACTTGTCCTACATGTCATATGGAATGTGGCCTCAGATGCAATGCTTTGAACAGTGCCTTAAAACACTGCACTCCAAGTCCAAGCACAGCAATCCCTCCTTGAATCTAGCTCTGGCTACAAAGAACTAGAACAACTCTGGAAACACCACCAAGTTATCAAGAGGGAAAGTCACATGAGATTTACTGCCTCTCTCTGCTTACAGGTCTGTGTGAAATCACTCATAATGAATACTTCCACTACATCATTCTTCCTTCCAAATGCAGACAGCCAGACTCAAGGAGCTAATCACAGTGGTGCTGCAGGAAAGGCAGAGCCATCTTATGCTGTCCTCAAGTTCATGGAGAGCTTCTGCCTCATCAGTGCTGCCTGTGGGATGGTGGGAAACGGCATGGTCATATGGTACCTTGGCTTCCGCATCCGCAGAAACCACTTCACTGTCTACATCCTAAACCTGGCTGCTGCCGACTTTGGGTATCTGCTCTGCATTGCCATCGAGACAGTCAAGTACTTGATGCAGTTCAACGTGGGGGTGCAGTTTGGGATATTCCTCTTCCTGGATCTTTTCATGTATGGGACTGGCTTGTATCTCCTGACGGCCATCAGCATTGAGAGGTGCCTGTCGGTCCTCTGTCCAATATGGTGCCGAAGCCACCGCCCAAAGCACTTGTCCAGCATCATTGCTGGTCTGCTCTGGggtctctccctgctgctgaacACACTCGGATATGTATTGTGTACCATTCacccctccagcagctgctggccccTGCTCATCACCATTGGAGTCTTGGATTTCCTCTTCTGCACACCCCTTATGCTGCTCTTCAGCCTGACCCTCTTCCTCAGAGTCAagtgcagctcccagcacttCCGAACGGGCAGGCTCTTCACCGTCATCATGCTCACTgtcctcttcttcctcatttttgcTGTGCCTCTGAGCGTCCTGATCCTCTTTGATTTCTTGGGCTACAAATTTCTCTACTCCCCTGAGATTGGCTTTGTGCTGTCCTGCGTGAATAGCAGCCTCAACCCAGTCATTTACTTCCTTGTGGGGAGCTATAGGGATCGGAGAATCAAGTTTGCCCTAAGGCTGGCATTCCAGAGGGCATTTGAAGATTCAGCAGATGACAAAGATGAACGGGAAACCCGTGACACGATAACTATGTCCTCCTAATACCCTGCTGTGCCTAATACAGTGACAGTGCTCTGGAGTTGAGGGCTGACTGCTTACAGAACTGAAGAACTTTGAGGTATTCGGGGAGGTGGATCATCTCATCTAACCTTCAATGTCTTCATTGGAGACGTCTATCCTTTCACTAGTTATTTGAAGCTCCATCTGTATTAGGACTACACTGAAAGTgcctatttattttcagtgactaTTAAATTATTTCGATTTGATAAGGTGAAATGTCTTGATGCGTGTATTTCATTAGTGCAATCCCATCCAGAGGTTACAGCTCACTCAATAAAGGTCCATCTTTCAGAGCAAAACGAAATTGACATTCATAAATAGTCACTTTTTTACTCAGATCTCTGAAGATGATATAGGATTCATCCTCCTCCTTTGAAATCAACCAAGAATTTCCTGGAAGACAGTCTATCTCCCTTAATTTTAAGTACTTGTATCTCAGCAACACATGCAGCCTTTTGTGGCTTGTAGGGTGCATGATTCTTTGCTTCCTAATGTAAGCATTTCAAATAGTGAAATGTTTTGTGCTCCAGAAGTCCCTTTCTCCTATTAACTAGGGAGCGTTTCATACCACAGAGTTGTGATGTAGCAGAAAAGGGCTCCAACCCCTACCAACCTTCTTTGCAACTTCATGCACTGAGTTGCAtgctctgttttcttgcatttcaaagaaatacagagctgGAGTTGCATATTATTTTAGCTTCCTCCAACACTGCATTTAACTACAACATACATTGggttatttcttcctttaagaATGACAGATGATAAGAACCCATGACCTCAAACATTTCCTGACCTACCGTTAGAAGTAAGTTCaaggataaggaaaaaataggaaacagaagaaagttaaataaataacacaatttacaaatgaataaataaataactctaGACCTAATTCCTGGAGATGCAAGATATGATAATTTGAAATGTTGGACTATCAGACTGCCCAATATTTGCTCTTTCAACTTAAATTGATGGAAGAGGGCAACACAcaagtaattttatttgaaaaatcttaTAGGCTTCCTCTTCATGCATTCATCTGCAAATATGTTCCTAAAGGAAACTTGCATTCCTCTTCTGTctattctcttttctctgttcatttgtctttttattaatattgaaaaacaacaattaaaaatagtgGTCACCCTAATGTCTGTGGCTGCTTTTTGCTTCCCATTTACAGTtcctgaaagctgaaaattgaGTTCCATTTctattattctttaatttttaatgctatttttctgCAACATACACATAGTTGATTCAGATTAGGTCTATGCCatcaattatttttagtaagattttttgttcttccaaCCTCTACTGGAGGTGGGAAGAGACCATCCATTTATCAGaatatatgttaaaatgttttccttttaatatctGTAATGATTTTCTCATTGGGAGAACAgaaattcatttcctttattattaaaaatgttacaagcctttcagaaaaataaaggaaagcaagtTCTATTAAAAACTAAACATTTCTGTGCTCAGAAGAAGACATCAACTGATAAAAACATATAGCATATAAACAGTGAAAAACTTTCCATCCTGACAGTTTGTCCCTTAAACATACCCATCATGAAGACACGTGGCATTTAGTGCGAACACACCTTTTACATCCAACCCTGGGCATTTAAAAAGTGACGCTTGGGTATAAATGACAACTGTAAACACCCTCGACCATGCATGGTATGAGGCAGGCACTCTCCGAGGTGCCATCTGCCAGATATTTGCAGTGCATTTCCTGTGGTCCAAAAGAAGtcagtgataggacctgcaATGAAATGGGGAACATTTGCAGGATCTTCCACCCTGAACTAACACCAAGATAGCCAACTCAGCCTACCAGGGAGAATGTAATCAGGATCTGAATTAAATTTGTCCTCTGAATTGCTTAGTGTCTCTCGGGAAAGACCCCCAAGGCACCCAGAAGATCAGTGGTCATGCATGAGGACAATACACTCTTCAGGGGCCACCAGTACTTCTGAAAAAAGCCCACAGTTCTGCCTCCCTGGGGACAACTGAAAGGAGACAGCCAGCCCAGGGTGTAAGTTTTGAGTGTTCTCCTCAACATGGCCTAAATGCCAGCAGCCTGAGGTGACTGTGAGGGATGGCATCACCTGTTCCTTAACAGTAGCAAACCTAACTCCACTCCTCTTAGAAGACCTTGACACCAGAGTTTGTAAATGATCTCCATTTTCTcattgatttcagcagaagGCACACACACTACTGTTAGTATTTCTGCAGTGCAGTTAAGGCCTGGAGGAAGGGATCTGTATGGTCATGGGCACACTTCAGAACAGTTCAGTTTTCACCATGTGCAAGAGAGTGAAAAAGACTCTCTGGTGCCTTGATTTGGTTCCCTTTCCCAAGCCTCTGTCCCCTAGCAGTTATCCCTATCCACCCCTTCAAGCAGCTACTCCCTTCTCCACCCAGAGTTTCTACAACAGCCAGCCTACTTCCCTCCCTCGTCCCAGCCTATCTCACACATCTCAAAGGAGCAGCCTTCCCATTGCAGTTTTCCCCAGCATCAGATGCCACATTCCCTCTTTTGCACCTTTCATGGAGATTCACAGGAAGGAAGGGGCAGCAGTTAGAGAGAGGGAAGGCTATGTCCTCCTTGGAGGAGGAGCGTCAGGGTCAGCTATCCAGGGGTACAAGGAGGGGCAGGTGCCTCTAGATTTCTTTTGCAGTGTTTAGGTGCATGAGCTCACAGCCAAGTGGTGTCTCACAACCCACAGAGCAACTTGGGATCAGGCACAAAAAAGAGCAGAGGTGGTACAACAGTGCCAACATGTTTGCTAGTGAGAATGTTACAGAAACCTCACTGCAGGCCCTACAGATTGTATGCATTAAAAGCTTAACCGCCAAAGACAGTCACCCAATCCTGCCCACACTGgaaaaagacagtatttcaaAGTGGCAAGAAGTTGTAGATAAAGGACTCAGTCTGATCCTAAACTTTGTTTAATTTGGACTAAGAGAGGTGACAAAGTCAGGTAATCACAACATCAGAACATCTTTTGGGGGATGATGGGGGGAGGCATATGAACAGGATTAGTGCTGTTCAAGGACATGCTCTTGCCCAAATGTACATTTATGACAGAATTCCTCACTTACCCTTGAAAAAGAGACGGCTAAAGGGAGACCTTACTACAGCCTTTTAATTCTTAAAGGCTAATACATTTAATACTTACAGGTAAAATGGCAAAAGAATTTTCACCAAGGcctgtagtgataggacaaggcaTAATGGATTCAAATTGAAAGAGGCTGGATTTAggttagacattaggaagaagtttTTACCACAAGGGTCGTGGACAAGGTTGTCCAAAGAGGTTGTAGATGCCCAGTGCTTTTAAGTATTCAAAGCCAGGCTGACTGGGTCTTCGGGCAACCTGATCTGATACAAGGTGCTCCTCTTTCCTGGCAGGGAGGgtggattagatgatctttaaaggtcccttccaacccaaaccattctatgattgattctattttcagtccttttgtGTGCCTTCAAAAAGCACCTCAACAGCTGCAATGAggccttttctccttcctctatcccctgctcaggcagctgaggccttttctccttcctctatcccctgctcaggcagctgAGGATACATTCTGAGCATATCTCTAATAGTGTGACATATCCCTGCAGTAAAGCTGTAGGAACTCAAATGGGGTTAATTCAGGGAATTCAGCCAAGGAAAGAGCTGCACCATGCTGTTCCATGGGCTCTTGTATATTCTCCATGGCGTCTGTCTTGTCAGAGTCAATCCTCAACAGGTCATTCACTTTGGTTAACAGAATAGATGTCATCTGAGAGTGGAAGTAAAATTGTAATGCTATTTAAGATGTTAAAATTACCACAAACATGAAAGCACACATACTattgttctgcttttccccTTTAGCTTAGTAAGGTACCAGTACATCTTCCCTAGAAGTGAACTGGACAGGAATTTGGACTATTtagaaaacaaggcagaaaaagtTATAGTATCTAAAAAGAAAACGTACCTTTGTCAACAAGGTGGGCTAAGGAGAGAAGTGAAGCTCTGTTGGCAGGGAGAGGTGACCTTTTGTTAGACCAATCTAACTAAACTTAGCAAACCTCAGGTCACTTTCAGAGAACAGCTCCTCTGAACTCAACCTGCCGACACTATTCTTTGAGGTGACTCCTCCACTGTTTCTCTACAGGAGCTGTCTCCTACCTTCAGTCTTCGTTTTACTCTTCAGAAATTACccacatcaaaacaaaactcttgaCCCTCTTGGGCTATTCTTCATTGGGTAATGGATGAAGAAAAAAGCTACTGttgtttgcagaaagaaaacgTCTGTGGGCAATATGTGGTGACCAGCTAAAAATTTGATGGGATACGTTCGTTGAGGAGAA
The genomic region above belongs to Cygnus olor isolate bCygOlo1 chromosome 5, bCygOlo1.pri.v2, whole genome shotgun sequence and contains:
- the LOC121070446 gene encoding proto-oncogene Mas-like isoform X1, with the translated sequence MRFTASLCLQVCVKSLIMNTSTTSFFLPNADSQTQGANHSGAAGKAEPSYAVLKFMESFCLISAACGMVGNGMVIWYLGFRIRRNHFTVYILNLAAADFGYLLCIAIETVKYLMQFNVGVQFGIFLFLDLFMYGTGLYLLTAISIERCLSVLCPIWCRSHRPKHLSSIIAGLLWGLSLLLNTLGYVLCTIHPSSSCWPLLITIGVLDFLFCTPLMLLFSLTLFLRVKCSSQHFRTGRLFTVIMLTVLFFLIFAVPLSVLILFDFLGYKFLYSPEIGFVLSCVNSSLNPVIYFLVGSYRDRRIKFALRLAFQRAFEDSADDKDERETRDTITMSS
- the LOC121070446 gene encoding proto-oncogene Mas-like isoform X2; this encodes MNTSTTSFFLPNADSQTQGANHSGAAGKAEPSYAVLKFMESFCLISAACGMVGNGMVIWYLGFRIRRNHFTVYILNLAAADFGYLLCIAIETVKYLMQFNVGVQFGIFLFLDLFMYGTGLYLLTAISIERCLSVLCPIWCRSHRPKHLSSIIAGLLWGLSLLLNTLGYVLCTIHPSSSCWPLLITIGVLDFLFCTPLMLLFSLTLFLRVKCSSQHFRTGRLFTVIMLTVLFFLIFAVPLSVLILFDFLGYKFLYSPEIGFVLSCVNSSLNPVIYFLVGSYRDRRIKFALRLAFQRAFEDSADDKDERETRDTITMSS